The following are encoded in a window of Streptomyces sp. Go-475 genomic DNA:
- a CDS encoding rhamnogalacturonan acetylesterase — MRRFSIAVVAAVTLGTALSSVPAQAHQGRPAPGLAGCTAGTCHFDVPPGTYDVQVTLGGPAASRTSVSGETRRSLLPETAAPAGERVTRTFTVNVRTPEGEPTGPAGTPGLDLRIGGSAPALADIRVTPARHARQIFLVGDSTVCDQPGDPYSGWGQQLPQYLGKGLSVANYADSGESTVSYLGNPLLWATVRPLIRPGDLVLVQLAHNDKTTDGATYRANLEALVAGVRERGGQPVLVTPVVRRWFSPDGTLNNGTALLVNGLGVDHPAVIRSVAAARGVPLIDLTAKTKALVESLGVEGSKALYLYNEARDNTHTSVRGATLYAGLVRDELVTRHLVPKGKVRVG; from the coding sequence GTGAGACGTTTCAGCATCGCCGTCGTCGCGGCGGTGACCCTGGGAACAGCTTTGTCGTCCGTACCGGCCCAGGCACACCAGGGCCGCCCGGCCCCGGGACTCGCCGGCTGCACCGCCGGCACCTGCCACTTCGACGTGCCGCCCGGCACGTACGACGTCCAGGTCACGCTCGGCGGGCCGGCCGCGTCGCGCACGAGCGTCAGCGGCGAGACCCGCCGCTCCCTCCTGCCGGAGACGGCCGCACCGGCGGGCGAGCGCGTCACCCGCACCTTCACCGTGAACGTCCGCACGCCCGAGGGCGAGCCCACCGGCCCCGCGGGCACCCCCGGCCTCGACCTGCGGATCGGCGGCTCCGCGCCCGCCCTCGCCGACATCCGGGTCACCCCGGCACGGCACGCCCGCCAGATCTTCCTGGTCGGCGACTCCACCGTCTGCGACCAGCCCGGCGACCCCTACTCCGGCTGGGGCCAGCAACTGCCCCAGTACCTCGGCAAGGGCCTGTCCGTCGCCAACTACGCCGACTCCGGCGAGAGTACGGTCTCGTATCTGGGGAACCCGCTGCTGTGGGCCACCGTACGGCCCCTGATCCGCCCCGGCGACCTGGTCCTCGTCCAACTCGCCCACAACGACAAGACCACGGACGGGGCCACCTACCGGGCCAACCTGGAGGCCCTGGTGGCGGGCGTCAGGGAGCGGGGCGGACAGCCGGTCCTTGTCACTCCCGTCGTGCGGCGCTGGTTCAGCCCCGACGGCACCCTGAACAACGGAACCGCGCTCCTGGTCAACGGCCTGGGCGTCGACCACCCGGCGGTCATCCGCTCCGTCGCCGCCGCGCGGGGCGTCCCGCTGATCGACCTCACGGCGAAGACCAAGGCGCTGGTGGAGTCCCTCGGCGTGGAAGGCTCCAAGGCGCTGTACCTCTACAACGAGGCGCGCGACAACACGCACACGTCCGTGCGTGGTGCGACGCTCTACGCGGGCCTGGTCCGCGACGAACTCGTCACCCGGCATCTGGTGCCGAAGG